Proteins found in one Perca fluviatilis chromosome 9, GENO_Pfluv_1.0, whole genome shotgun sequence genomic segment:
- the LOC120565369 gene encoding uncharacterized protein LOC120565369 isoform X1 encodes MKSRQSDVLPADQLSECEDYEFEAVRCTSTDQLSECEDYEVEETTELERPWRTITWESEKKKELMETIKTYKPTVSSVSQARVLLIGPVGAGKSSFFNSINYIYISIYLTISLTPAKGLHRAHKAGGEAECYPQKGQLNGDSSAGPGH; translated from the exons ATGAAGTCAAGG CAGTCAGATGTACTTCCAGCAGACCAGCTGTCTGAGTGTGAAGACTATGAATTTGAGG CAGTCAGATGTACTTCAACAGACCAGCTGTCTGAGTGTGAAGACTATGAAGTCGAGG AAACCACCGAACTTGAGCGTCCATGGAGAACTATCACCTGGGAATCTGA GAAGAAGAAGGAGCTGATGGAGACTATTAAGACGTACAAACCCACAGTCAGCTCTGTGTCCCAGGCTCGGGTTCTGCTCATTGGACCAGTTGGAGCTGGAAAGTCCAGCTTCTTTAATTCTATCaactatatctatatatctatatatctaacTATATCACTGACGCCTGCCAAAGGTCTCCATCGTGCCCACAAAGCTGGAGGAGAAGCTGAATGCTATCCGCAGAAAGGTCAACTTAATGG GGATTCCTCAGCTGGTCCTGGTCACTAA
- the LOC120565369 gene encoding interferon-induced protein 44-like isoform X3 has product MHGNDINLTECEDYEVKETTELERPWRTITWESEKKKELMETIKTYKPTVSSVSQARVLLIGPVGAGKSSFFNSINYIYISIYLTISLTPAKGLHRAHKAGGEAECYPQKGQLNGDSSAGPGH; this is encoded by the exons ATGCATGGCAATGACATCAATCTGACTGAGTGTGAAGACTATGAAGTCAAGG AAACCACCGAACTTGAGCGTCCATGGAGAACTATCACCTGGGAATCTGA GAAGAAGAAGGAGCTGATGGAGACTATTAAGACGTACAAACCCACAGTCAGCTCTGTGTCCCAGGCTCGGGTTCTGCTCATTGGACCAGTTGGAGCTGGAAAGTCCAGCTTCTTTAATTCTATCaactatatctatatatctatatatctaacTATATCACTGACGCCTGCCAAAGGTCTCCATCGTGCCCACAAAGCTGGAGGAGAAGCTGAATGCTATCCGCAGAAAGGTCAACTTAATGG GGATTCCTCAGCTGGTCCTGGTCACTAA
- the LOC120565369 gene encoding interferon-induced protein 44-like isoform X2: MHGNDINLTECEDYEVKAVRCTSTDQLSECEDYEVEETTELERPWRTITWESEKKKELMETIKTYKPTVSSVSQARVLLIGPVGAGKSSFFNSINYIYISIYLTISLTPAKGLHRAHKAGGEAECYPQKGQLNGDSSAGPGH; the protein is encoded by the exons ATGCATGGCAATGACATCAATCTGACTGAGTGTGAAGACTATGAAGTCAAGG CAGTCAGATGTACTTCAACAGACCAGCTGTCTGAGTGTGAAGACTATGAAGTCGAGG AAACCACCGAACTTGAGCGTCCATGGAGAACTATCACCTGGGAATCTGA GAAGAAGAAGGAGCTGATGGAGACTATTAAGACGTACAAACCCACAGTCAGCTCTGTGTCCCAGGCTCGGGTTCTGCTCATTGGACCAGTTGGAGCTGGAAAGTCCAGCTTCTTTAATTCTATCaactatatctatatatctatatatctaacTATATCACTGACGCCTGCCAAAGGTCTCCATCGTGCCCACAAAGCTGGAGGAGAAGCTGAATGCTATCCGCAGAAAGGTCAACTTAATGG GGATTCCTCAGCTGGTCCTGGTCACTAA